AGCGCAAACAGCTGAGGGTGCTTTAGAAGAGTACACAAATACACTACAACGTATGCGTACACTTTCAGTTCAAGCATTGAACGGTTCAAACAGCGCTGCTGATAGAACGGCACTAGATTCTGAATTCCAAGAGTTAGAAACAGAATTAACGCGTATTTCAACAGATACAGGTTTCGCCGGTGAAAGCTTATTAAATGGTACTTACACAGGTAAAGTGTTCCAAGTTGGTGCTGATAATAACCAAGGCATTACTTTAAGTATCGGTCAAAACTTTACCGCTGCTTCAGTATTATCAAGCATCGTAGGTGTGACAACTGCAACTGCTGCATCTGCATCTTTAGCGAAAATTGATGCTGCACTAGTAACGGTAAACGACACGCGTGCTGACTTAGGTGCTAAGCAAAACCGCTTCTCTTCTATCATTCGTAGTAATGATAATACGTCGCAAAACTTATCAGCATCAAGATCTCGTATTCAAGATACTGACTACGCTGCAGAAAGTGCTGCATTAGCAAGAAGTACGGTACTACAACAGGCATCAAGCTCAATGTTAGCACAGGCTAATCAGCAGCCACAAATAGCACTATCTTTATTATAAACGAAAGGTAAGTTATAGTTTAGATAGTTAATGGCACTCACAATGAGTGCCATTTTACCAATAAAAAGTAGGAGTAAATTATGGTTAAAGCAGTTGTAGCAGATGCAAGACCATCAAACCAATTCTCTGAACTTGCCCAGCAGCCCCAGAAAGTTAGTAAAGACGATGAAGCCAAAAAAGCTGAACTTAAAGCTGTTGAGCTCGACTATGCTAAACTAAAAGATATTGAAGAGTTACAGCAAAAGAAAATAGAAGCACAAGAAGCTAAAACAGAAGAAGAATCAAACGCTGAAATAAAAACAGCCTTTGACGAAATTTCAGAGTTTATGCAGCTTTATAATCGTAATGTAAACTTCTCTATGGATGAAGAATCAGAGAAAACGGTTATTAAAGTCTTTGATACTGAAAGTAATGAATTGATCAAACAGTTTCCATCTGACGAGCTGATTGAATTAGCACAAAAAATTAAAGGTTTGCGTCAAGATATTGACCTTAAATCTGGTATATTTCTTGATGAAAAAGTGTAAATTATCTTTTTTGCAATAATCTACATTTATTTTAGGAGGGTATTATGAACATAACGTCTGCAGGTGTCGGTTCTGGTTTAGATCTTGAATCTATCATTGAAGCCTTTGTCACCGCTGAATCTATACCCACTGAAGTTCGATTACAAGAAAGAGAAGACAGAGTAAAGGCTGAGCTTTCTGGTCTTGGCACTTTCAAATCAGCCCTTTCTACCTTCCAATCTGTTGCTGATAAACTTGCATCAATAGATGATTTTAGCAAGCAAATTATTTCAGCGAGTAATGAAGACATTACTGTTTCTACCAATGGCTTTGCCAGTAGCGGTAGTTTTGATATTGAAGTAATTCAGCTCGCACAAGCTACTCGTATACAAACTCAAGACTACGCCAGTTCTACCACAACAGTCGGTGCTGGTACATTAACTTTTGGTGCTGGTGCTGATACCTTTGATGTTACCATTGATGCAGCTGATGACCTATCAGCTATTCGTGATAAAATTAATGCGGAAAGTGGCAATTTTGGTGTTACTGCAAGTTTAATAAACAGCGACTCTGGTACATACCTAACCTACACCTCAACGAAAACTGGCTTGGCGAATGAGCTTTCTGTATCTACTGGTGATGCTGCACTTGATGGCTTGGCTACAAACGCAACAGTAACCCGTAATGCACAAGATGCAATTATTGAAGTAGACGGTAATGGTAATTTCATCACCAATGATACCAATGAGTTTAAAAACAGTATTGAAGACGTCACTATTGTTGCTAACAATGTTTCTGCCTCTGGCCCAGCAACGTTAAGTATTGCTCAAGATAAAGAAGCGCCTAAAGAATTAATTACTGAGTTTGTCAGTGCATTTAATGCCTTATCTGAAAGTATGGATGTGTTAGGATCTGCTAAGTTTGGTAAGTTAGCGTTTGATTCAGATTTACGCTCGATGGATGGACAATTAAAGAATGTTTTAATTAATACCGTGTCAGGTATGAGTGGAGATATTCAATCTTTGGGTGATATGGGCATACAGTTCGATAAATTTGGTGTGTTAAAAGTATCAGAAGTTGCAACGGGTTCGTTAAAAAGTGGTTCTGAAATGCTTTCAGATGCCCTTGAAAATAATATCGATGAAGTTGGTGCAATTTTTGCTTCTCCTAATGGTGTCATCGATCAATTAACCACGTTAATTGAAGGCTATAATGATAGCGATGGTACATTGACGCAGCGACAGAAAAATTTAAATGAAGATTTGACAGATATCTCTGACGAATACGATAATTTAGAAGCGCGTTTAAGAAATTACGAAGATACTTTAAGACAGCGATTTGCTTTTTTAGACTCAACGGTTGCTGGTTATAATGCCACAGCGAATTGGTTAGAAACTGCGCTAAAACCAGCGAACACTGGTAGTAGTTAAAAAAATGCAAATACTGGAAAGTAATGCAGTAGGAGAATTATCATGAGAAAGAACTTAAGTGCATATAAACAAGTCGATATTAATAGCAATATATTAGCTTCTGACCCACACCAAATTATTTTGTTAATGTTCGATGGTCTATTAAAAGGTATTGCTACAGCTAGAGGGGCTATCGAGCGAAAAGACTATGAACTGAAAGCACAATCTTTAACAAAGTCGATTAATATTTTAGATGCGTTAATTCAGTCATTAGATTTTGATAGCCAACCTGAAATTTCTAAGAACTTCGAAGTGATGTACAGTTACTGTATAGATTGTTTGATGGAAGCGAGTACATCATTAAATGTTGCTAAGTTAGACGAAGTGGTTGATATGATTAAGCCGGTTAGAAGTGCATGGTCAGAGATGCCAGAAGATGCGAAACAAGAAGGTCTAGACAAGCTAAAGCAAAAAAATGATGAAACTACGGCGGCTGTAGGAGCTTAGTATGTCTTTTGCTTCGTTATATCAGCAGATTGACGATCTTTCTGCTGAAATAACAGCATTAACAGAAAAAAGTGAGTTTGAGCATGTAGAAGCCAAATTGGCGCTTCGTTTGGAACTGTTAAAAAAAGTCACAGAGCAAGTACGTCAAACAGGTAACGACCAAGATGAGAAAACACTTCGAACGTTTTTACTTAATGTGCAAGCTCAAGACAAAATACAACTAGAGATACTTGCCAAAGAACGTACAAAATCGTTAGACGACGGCCAAAAGCAATCAAAAATCAAAAAAGCTGTGAATACCTATCAAATAGTGAGTGATAATTAACTGTAGCTGACATTTGGCCACCTTAATTTCACTATCTCTTTCCGATACCCTTTAGGTAACTTGTTGCCGTTCATCCAAGAGAAATTCTGCTAACTTGAAGTCAAGATGATGATCAATGTCGACGGAATCTTCCCTCTTCATTACATATGAATAAACATTGCTGTCTAAGAAAAAAGTCTCTTGTTCAAGTAATTGTTCGATTTTAGCAATATATATAGCACCATTTAATCGATAGTAAGTGGGCAACGCTTGGCTTCTAGGGTTCTTTTTAACAAAAGTTGAAATGAAGTTCTGCATATTTCCGTCAGACGCTAAGGTATTACTCCACATTGGTGAATGATCGCATTCACATACACTGATAACCGCGGAAGCTTGTTTATCTTTTAATACTTGAATGGCGTGCTGTATATTTTCTACTGTACGTAAGGGGGATGTTGGTTGTAACCAAATAACATAATCGTACGACTTTCCTTGCTCGGTTAGATAATTAGCCGTATGCCTAACCACATCTATCGCGGTTGCTTCATCACCGGAGATACTATCAGGCCTGAGAAAAGGCACGGGTACGCCGCTTTGTTTGGCGATATCTGCGATATTTTCACAATCCGTGCTCACGATAATGTCAGAAATTTCAAGTGCTTGTTGTGCAGCTTCAATTGTCCATTGCACTAGCGGTTTTCCACAAAGCATTTTGCTATTTTTTCCAGGTAAACGTTTACTACCTGCACGTGCCGGAATAACAGCTAAAATTTTATCAACCATAGAATTTTCCACCTTGCATTACATCTTTTTGTGCTTGATAAAAATCAACCATTTTCCCAATATCTAACCAGTATTCATGTACTGGAAACATCGCAACAAATTCTTTATTAGCGATATAGTTCTCAATGAGATCAGTCATATCAACGCGTTGGTTTTTATTGACTGCATTTATCATTGCGCGACTAACCACATACACACCTGCATTAATAAAATATTTATGGGTTGGTTTTTCAACTAAGCTGATTATTTTTGACCCTTCGGCCTCTACAACGCCATAAGGTATTTTATATTCCTCTTCTCTGACGCACATTGTACAAATAGGATCGTATTGATTGTGATAATTTAATAATTGTTCAAAATCAATTTTGGTCAGTACATCTCCGTTCATCATGATAATAGGTAAATTGGGTAAGCTTTCAGGTAAAAGCCCTAAACTACCACCGGTTCCTAAAGGGGCTTGTTCATGAACGTAGTGGATTTTTACCCCCCATTTACTGCCATCACCAAAATGATTTTTAATTGCTTCGGGCATATAGTGTGTAGAAATGTAGAACTGATGAAATCCACTGG
The Thalassotalea hakodatensis genome window above contains:
- a CDS encoding flagellin N-terminal helical domain-containing protein, with product MALVVNSNIASINSQRQLANSTNSLSTNFERLSSGKRINSAKDDAAGLQISSRLTAQINGLNQASRNANDGISLAQTAEGALEEYTNTLQRMRTLSVQALNGSNSAADRTALDSEFQELETELTRISTDTGFAGESLLNGTYTGKVFQVGADNNQGITLSIGQNFTAASVLSSIVGVTTATAASASLAKIDAALVTVNDTRADLGAKQNRFSSIIRSNDNTSQNLSASRSRIQDTDYAAESAALARSTVLQQASSSMLAQANQQPQIALSLL
- a CDS encoding flagellar protein FlaG, producing MVKAVVADARPSNQFSELAQQPQKVSKDDEAKKAELKAVELDYAKLKDIEELQQKKIEAQEAKTEEESNAEIKTAFDEISEFMQLYNRNVNFSMDEESEKTVIKVFDTESNELIKQFPSDELIELAQKIKGLRQDIDLKSGIFLDEKV
- the fliD gene encoding flagellar filament capping protein FliD; its protein translation is MNITSAGVGSGLDLESIIEAFVTAESIPTEVRLQEREDRVKAELSGLGTFKSALSTFQSVADKLASIDDFSKQIISASNEDITVSTNGFASSGSFDIEVIQLAQATRIQTQDYASSTTTVGAGTLTFGAGADTFDVTIDAADDLSAIRDKINAESGNFGVTASLINSDSGTYLTYTSTKTGLANELSVSTGDAALDGLATNATVTRNAQDAIIEVDGNGNFITNDTNEFKNSIEDVTIVANNVSASGPATLSIAQDKEAPKELITEFVSAFNALSESMDVLGSAKFGKLAFDSDLRSMDGQLKNVLINTVSGMSGDIQSLGDMGIQFDKFGVLKVSEVATGSLKSGSEMLSDALENNIDEVGAIFASPNGVIDQLTTLIEGYNDSDGTLTQRQKNLNEDLTDISDEYDNLEARLRNYEDTLRQRFAFLDSTVAGYNATANWLETALKPANTGSS
- the fliS gene encoding flagellar export chaperone FliS; this translates as MRKNLSAYKQVDINSNILASDPHQIILLMFDGLLKGIATARGAIERKDYELKAQSLTKSINILDALIQSLDFDSQPEISKNFEVMYSYCIDCLMEASTSLNVAKLDEVVDMIKPVRSAWSEMPEDAKQEGLDKLKQKNDETTAAVGA
- a CDS encoding acylneuraminate cytidylyltransferase family protein, producing MVDKILAVIPARAGSKRLPGKNSKMLCGKPLVQWTIEAAQQALEISDIIVSTDCENIADIAKQSGVPVPFLRPDSISGDEATAIDVVRHTANYLTEQGKSYDYVIWLQPTSPLRTVENIQHAIQVLKDKQASAVISVCECDHSPMWSNTLASDGNMQNFISTFVKKNPRSQALPTYYRLNGAIYIAKIEQLLEQETFFLDSNVYSYVMKREDSVDIDHHLDFKLAEFLLDERQQVT
- a CDS encoding nucleotidyltransferase family protein → MSHNWQDVLISPTATMGDTISVIDKGAMQLALVVDEQRVLLGVVTDGDIRRALIRHQDLSTPISEVMNKAPLVANIDTSRNKLLSLMNNQGLGAIPLISEGKIVGLETLQHIIKKPSYDNPVFLMAGGFGTRLKPLTDNCPKPLLKLGDKPILETILNSFIASGFHQFYISTHYMPEAIKNHFGDGSKWGVKIHYVHEQAPLGTGGSLGLLPESLPNLPIIMMNGDVLTKIDFEQLLNYHNQYDPICTMCVREEEYKIPYGVVEAEGSKIISLVEKPTHKYFINAGVYVVSRAMINAVNKNQRVDMTDLIENYIANKEFVAMFPVHEYWLDIGKMVDFYQAQKDVMQGGKFYG